TAGAAACCCTCAACTTCCCCCACCGGATCAGGAAGAACATATCTCTCCCGACCCGAAAATGGTTCCACTTCACACAGGCGCCCCCGCAGCATAATTACAGGCTTGAGAGTCAACTCATCAATTATGGTCCGGGCGGCGTACGCGAACCCCTTTCCCCCCCGGGCACCCGTCCGGATGTGGATCCCCCGAATCCGATCCATCCGCTTGAGCGCCATGCCCACGCAGACGTTGGTCATGCCCGGGCTTGCACCCATGCCCAGCACTGCAGAAAGACCGGCTGCCTCGAACTGTTGATGGAGCGCCAACTGTTTCTTGGTTACATGATAAAGCCCACCCAGATCAACGTAATGGCAGTTTGCCCTCAGGCACGCCTCCATCACGCCGACGTTGAACTCGTACCAGGTGCAGTTTACTGTCACGGTGGCTCCGCGAAGAGCGGCCTCAAGAGACGGCGCATCATTGACATCGACTCTGCAGGCGACTAGTTTGTCGCTCCCAATCTGGTTGATGAGGGCCCGAGCCGCATCCAACCTTACATCAGCTATGACTATCTTTTCGACTTCGGGGTGGTCTACCAATTCACGCACGGCCGCCTTACCCATGGCGCCCGCCCCGCCAACCACAACTATTACCATCTCTCATTCCCTCCCAGCTTGATCCAACTGCCAGCCCTCGCCAGTTATCGTGGCAGCAAAAACCGTGCCAAGGGCTCTCCGGCGCGCCACCCTAACCACGGCACGATAGGCCCTTCCGTATACCTATTCTCACGGCAACCAAACAGAGGTTGGCAATATGAAGCCAATGCACCTCTCCATCGGCACCGAGGGCAGGATGAACGCGCTAAGTTACTTGTTACCGTTCACGGCAAGAAAGAATGGACAATGCACTTTCCCATCAAGCTCGATGCATCAGTGCATCGCAGTTAGACCATGCTGGTTATTTGTGTCTCGATCTTCGGAGTTGTGGCGCCGCTCGGCCGAAGTACTTTTGGTACTTCCGCACAACAGTAGACTGGTCAACGCCTAGCAACCGCGCCGCTTCATAAGTACTGCGAGTGCACTCAACAGCTTTCTCAAGGAGCTGGCGTTCCAGGCAAGAAATTGCCTCACGGAGGGGAACCAATCCTTTGACCACAACGGTACCGCCGTTATGGCTACCTGCCTGGGTACCGAGAAACTGTGGGGGCAGACTTTCGGGTCCAATAACATCACCGGACACAGTCACGGCCAGCCTTTCTACTACGTTCTCGAGTTCCCGGACGTTTCCCGGCCAGTGGTAGTCCAAAGACGCCTGGATTGTCTCTTCCGCAAACCGCTTGTTCTTACCGTATCGCGTGTTGAACCGCTCGAGAAAATGGCAGGCAAGATCAGGGATATCTTCCTGTCTTTCCCGCAACGGCGGTATCCTCACCAAAATCACGTTAAGGCGGTAAAACAGATCCTCCCGGAACTGACCACTACGCACCATCGCCTCAAGATCCCGGTTTGTTGCTGCCATAATGCGGGCATCTACCGGGATTGGCCGCCCGCCGCCCAGACGCATGATCTTTCGGTCTTGCAATACCTGCAAGAGCTTCACCTGTAACCGAATGGGCAATTCCGCCACCTCATCTAGGAAAATTGTGCCCCCAGTTCCCAGTTCGAACAGCCCGGGTTTGCTCCGGGTCGCCCCGGTAAATGCACCCGGCTCGTAACCGAAGAGTTCTGACTCCAACAGTTGGTCTGGTATCGCCCCGCAGTTTATGGCCAGGAAAGGCTTTCCCTTGCGCGCGCTGAAGTTGTGGACCATCTTAGCGAAAACTTCCTTCCCTACGCCAGACTCGCCTAGCACCAAGACGGTCGAATCCACCTGCGCAAGCCTCTGGGCCAGGTCCACCAGTTCTTGCATGGCGCGACTCCTCGCGACAACCCCATCGACACGGCT
This portion of the Bacillota bacterium genome encodes:
- a CDS encoding saccharopine dehydrogenase NADP-binding domain-containing protein — translated: MVIVVVGGAGAMGKAAVRELVDHPEVEKIVIADVRLDAARALINQIGSDKLVACRVDVNDAPSLEAALRGATVTVNCTWYEFNVGVMEACLRANCHYVDLGGLYHVTKKQLALHQQFEAAGLSAVLGMGASPGMTNVCVGMALKRMDRIRGIHIRTGARGGKGFAYAARTIIDELTLKPVIMLRGRLCEVEPFSGRERYVLPDPVGEVEGFYAIHSELATLPNIPGITDVTFRVAFSPHLVAVADVLRDLGLLSSESVEIKGVWVSPKEFLYTYLSRLPEPTDLTEYKAFRVDVRGEEGGREVRRIYEIAVPSRPEWNLRATAVWTGVPAALGAVFVARGEVPPGVHAPDRALDCDDFSAALATRGLSIRESIAEVR
- a CDS encoding sigma 54-interacting transcriptional regulator, encoding MRVCWRSEGLVRRDTTLEAALDLLVKTRLPGVVVLDEFDKPIGTATVHSLLAAVHAGVSLACSVEQLALDPVETASLRAGRLEVHGCGPLWAVVREGGRCLGVVTIGDALNAVREQCTEVEEQLRAILDSGMGSVFIADGEGRTVRVSRAFCDSCGVNESEVIGRHVRELEEEKLFYPSVTVKVLKNLKRESVVQDTRSGKKHLAVGVPVFGPNGALKWVVTASRDVTELVTLRKELEEAKALLSRYDEELARVRAVQSRVDGVVARSRAMQELVDLAQRLAQVDSTVLVLGESGVGKEVFAKMVHNFSARKGKPFLAINCGAIPDQLLESELFGYEPGAFTGATRSKPGLFELGTGGTIFLDEVAELPIRLQVKLLQVLQDRKIMRLGGGRPIPVDARIMAATNRDLEAMVRSGQFREDLFYRLNVILVRIPPLRERQEDIPDLACHFLERFNTRYGKNKRFAEETIQASLDYHWPGNVRELENVVERLAVTVSGDVIGPESLPPQFLGTQAGSHNGGTVVVKGLVPLREAISCLERQLLEKAVECTRSTYEAARLLGVDQSTVVRKYQKYFGRAAPQLRRSRHK